From a single Candidatus Polarisedimenticolia bacterium genomic region:
- the pstA gene encoding phosphate ABC transporter permease PstA, with translation MKRRLIETIALALLRGIALAVLLATVLLIGSIVRGGIGVVSWEFLASAPTEGMTHGGIFPAIFGTICITLLMIVMALPLGVCAAIYMVEYAGASGLARVIRASVNNLAGVPSIVFGLFGVGFFILFVGRSIDGVRGGALLFGQPAMLWAAATLAVLVLPVIIVNTAEALTAVPRSHREASFALGATRWQTVSRVVLPQARAGILTGSILSISRGAGETAPILFTGCAYFLPRLPIVHLSIPFTELSIPMVNPLDQFMELSYHIFIMATQSTDAALTRPIQYGTTLVLVGLTFVLNLAAISLRVRYRRGLETR, from the coding sequence GTGAAGCGCCGGCTCATCGAGACGATCGCCCTGGCGCTGCTGCGCGGCATCGCCCTGGCGGTGCTCCTGGCCACGGTCCTGCTGATCGGCTCGATCGTCCGGGGCGGTATCGGCGTCGTCTCCTGGGAATTCCTGGCGTCCGCGCCGACGGAAGGGATGACGCACGGCGGCATCTTCCCGGCGATCTTCGGGACGATCTGCATCACCCTGCTGATGATCGTCATGGCGCTGCCGCTCGGGGTCTGCGCCGCCATCTACATGGTGGAGTATGCCGGCGCCTCCGGCCTGGCCCGGGTCATCCGCGCCTCGGTGAACAACCTGGCCGGAGTTCCTTCGATCGTCTTCGGGCTGTTCGGGGTCGGGTTCTTCATTCTTTTCGTAGGGCGGTCGATCGACGGCGTGCGCGGAGGGGCGCTCCTGTTCGGCCAGCCGGCGATGCTCTGGGCCGCCGCCACCCTGGCGGTCCTGGTGCTGCCGGTGATCATAGTCAACACCGCGGAGGCGCTCACCGCCGTGCCGCGGAGCCACCGCGAGGCCTCCTTCGCCCTCGGAGCGACGCGCTGGCAGACGGTCAGCCGGGTCGTGCTGCCGCAGGCCCGGGCTGGCATCCTGACCGGTTCCATCCTGTCGATCAGCCGCGGGGCGGGGGAGACGGCGCCGATCCTGTTCACCGGCTGCGCCTACTTCCTGCCGCGCCTGCCGATCGTCCATCTGTCGATCCCGTTCACGGAACTGTCGATCCCGATGGTGAACCCGCTCGACCAGTTCATGGAACTCTCGTACCATATCTTCATCATGGCGACCCAGAGCACCGACGCCGCTCTGACCCGGCCGATCCAGTACGGCACCACGCTGGTACTCGTGGGACTGACATTTGTTCTGAACCTGGCGGCCATTTCCCTGCGCGTCCGTTACCGCAGGGGACTGGAGACCCGGTGA
- the pstB gene encoding phosphate ABC transporter ATP-binding protein PstB — MVAAPRPSRQARAGADPAKVAFRDVSFSYPGRQALNGITLDVPEKRVTAIIGPSGCGKSTLIKSINRIAEIGTEVKVEGRVAIDGRDVYEPGIDLVDLRRRVGMLFQKPNPFPKSIFENVAFGPRIHGVVRSADLDQVVERSLNQAALWDEVKDRLSTSALELSGGQQQRLCLARVLAVDPEMILMDEPCSALDPISTARIEELIEELRERYTVVIVTHNMQQAARVSDRTAFLLNGQLVEVDDTERIFTTPADRRTEDYITGRFG; from the coding sequence ATGGTGGCGGCACCGCGCCCGTCGCGACAGGCGCGGGCGGGGGCCGATCCGGCCAAGGTGGCGTTTCGGGACGTGAGCTTCTCCTACCCCGGTCGCCAGGCCCTGAACGGCATCACGCTCGACGTCCCCGAGAAGCGCGTGACCGCCATCATCGGCCCCTCGGGATGCGGCAAATCGACGCTCATCAAGTCGATCAACCGCATCGCCGAGATCGGCACAGAAGTGAAGGTGGAAGGCCGGGTCGCCATCGACGGCCGGGACGTCTACGAGCCCGGGATCGACCTGGTCGACCTGAGGCGCCGGGTCGGGATGCTCTTCCAGAAGCCGAACCCGTTCCCGAAGTCGATCTTCGAGAACGTCGCCTTCGGCCCGCGCATCCATGGCGTCGTCCGGTCGGCGGACCTGGATCAGGTGGTCGAGCGGAGCCTCAACCAGGCAGCCCTGTGGGACGAGGTCAAGGACCGCCTGTCCACCTCGGCCCTGGAGCTCTCCGGTGGCCAGCAGCAGCGACTCTGCCTGGCGCGCGTGCTGGCGGTCGATCCGGAGATGATCCTGATGGACGAGCCGTGCTCCGCCCTCGACCCGATCTCGACCGCGCGCATCGAGGAGCTCATCGAGGAGCTGCGCGAGCGCTACACCGTCGTCATCGTCACGCACAACATGCAACAGGCGGCGCGGGTTTCGGACAGGACGGCGTTCCTGCTGAACGGCCAGCTCGTCGAGGTGGACGACACGGAGAGAATCTTCACCACGCCGGCCGATCGGCGGACCGAGGACTACATCACGGGGCGGTTCGGATGA
- the phoU gene encoding phosphate signaling complex protein PhoU: MTQHTSRHYEQELQVLKEKVLLLGGKVEEMIASAMKSLLDRKPDLARRVIGADRAVDSGELEIDHLCLSLLALRQPAASDLRFIATALKIVTDLERIGDLAVNIAERSIELSEEPPLKPYIDIPRMASAASAMVSKALDAFVKREPALAREVLQADQAVDELNMQLFRELLTYMIEEPKNISRALRITFIAKYLERVADHGTNIAQMVIFMCEGRDVRHPGAQESGGSAP, encoded by the coding sequence ATGACGCAGCACACCAGCCGGCACTACGAGCAGGAGCTGCAGGTCCTGAAGGAAAAGGTCCTGCTCCTGGGGGGCAAGGTCGAGGAGATGATCGCCTCGGCGATGAAGTCCCTTCTCGATCGCAAGCCGGACCTGGCGCGGCGCGTCATCGGCGCCGACCGGGCGGTGGATTCGGGAGAGCTGGAGATCGACCACCTGTGCCTCAGCCTCCTGGCGCTCCGCCAGCCGGCCGCCTCGGACCTCAGGTTCATCGCGACGGCTCTCAAGATTGTCACCGACCTCGAGCGCATCGGCGACCTGGCGGTCAACATCGCCGAGCGCTCGATCGAGCTGAGCGAGGAGCCCCCCCTCAAGCCGTACATCGACATCCCGCGCATGGCGTCCGCGGCCTCGGCGATGGTCAGCAAGGCACTGGACGCCTTCGTGAAGCGCGAGCCCGCGCTGGCGCGCGAGGTCTTGCAGGCGGATCAGGCGGTGGACGAGCTGAACATGCAGCTGTTCCGCGAGCTTCTGACGTACATGATCGAAGAGCCGAAGAACATCAGCCGGGCGCTGCGCATCACCTTCATCGCCAAATACCTCGAGCGCGTCGCCGATCACGGCACCAACATCGCCCAGATGGTCATCTTCATGTGCGAGGGGCGTGACGTCCGGCATCCTGGCGCGCAGGAGAGCGGGGGGAGCGCCCCGTAG